From Salvia splendens isolate huo1 chromosome 3, SspV2, whole genome shotgun sequence, a single genomic window includes:
- the LOC121793724 gene encoding zeatin O-glucosyltransferase-like, with protein MGSLQEEEISVIMVPFPAQGHLNQMLQLSCLISSYGIPVHYAGSPVFNRQARLRVNALNPTDVQKINFQDLSFSSFASPAPVPDPSTKFPGHLQPAWDAAMSIVGPLGDLMRSLALKHRRVIVIHDPLIASVVKDVANIPNAESYAFICISAFCQIKFLFELMGKFCPVQRLRELPPISDTISQELYSFIGLQDEGMALRSGDIINTSRSIEGQFLDILEGEEIAGDMKSWAIGPMISTNPSLKPRHQILDWMDKQSPKSVIFVSFGTSTSLTNDEVQVVAEGLERSGQKFIWVLREADKTNVFDGEARRVELPEGFEERVKERGVVVREWAPQPEILAHPSTGGFMSHCGWNSCNESIKMGVPIAAWPMHSDQPINAVLVTEVLRVGLPVKRWSEVVTAEMVEDAVGRLIASEEGDEIRKRAEEMAAVVRGATEEGGASRLEMDAFIAHIRRT; from the exons ATGGGAAGCTTACAAGAAGAAGAAATATCAGTGATAATGGTGCCTTTCCCAGCTCAAGGCCATCTCAACCAAATGCTGCAGCTCTCGTGCCTCATCTCCTCATACGGAATCCCGGTCCATTACGCTGGCTCCCCCGTCTTCAACCGCCAGGCCAGACTCCGCGTCAACGCCCTAAACCCTACCGACGTCCAAAAAATCAATTTCCAAGATCTTTCCTTCTCCTCCTTCGCCTCCCCGGCCCCTGTCCCGGACCCATCTACGAAATTCCCGGGGCACCTTCAGCCGGCATGGGATGCCGCGATGAGCATAGTGGGGCCCCTGGGGGACTTGATGCGAAGCCTGGCACTCAAGCACCGGAGGGTTATTGTTATCCACGACCCCTTAATAGCCTCTGTGGTCAAGGATGTTGCTAACATTCCCAATGCGGAATCCTACGCCTTCATCTGCATCTCCGCCTTCTGTCAGATCAAATTCTTATTTGAACTTATGGGGAAATTTTGTCCCGTCCAGCGGCTGCGGGAGCTGCCGCCGATATCAGACACTATCTCTCAAGAGCTGTATTCTTTCATTGGATTGCAGGATGAAGGGATGGCTTTGAGATCCGGAGATATTATAAACACATCCAGATCCATTGAAGGCCAGTTTTTGGATATATTGGAAGGCGAGGAGATCGCCGGAGATATGAAAAGCTGGGCGATCGGGCCGATGATATCAACAAACCCATCGCTGAAACCTCGGCATCAAATCTTGGATTGGATGGATAAACAGTCCCCCAAATCTGTTATCTTCGTCTCTTTCGGCACTAGCACGTCCCTCACAAACGATGAAGTGCAG GTGGTGGCGGAGGGGCTTGAGCGGAGCGGGCAGAAGTTCATATGGGTATTGAGAGAAGCTGATAAGACAAACGTGTTTGACGGAGAGGCGCGGAGGGTTGAGCTACCGGAGGGGTTCGAGGAGAGAGTTAAAGAGAGAGGAGTTGTGGTGAGAGAGTGGGCGCCACAGCCGGAGATCTTAGCACATCCCTCGACGGGTGGCTTCATGAGCCACTGTGGTTGGAACTCGTGCAACGAGAGCATCAAGATGGGAGTTCCGATCGCCGCCTGGCCGATGCATTCAGATCAGCCCATCAACGCCGTTCTCGTCACGGAGGTGCTCAGGGTTGGGCTGCCGGTGAAGAGATGGAGCGAGGTTGTGACGGCGGAGATGGTGGAGGATGCTGTGGGGAGGCTCATTGCGTCGGAGGAGGGTGACGAGATCAGGAAGAGGGCGGAGGAGATGGCTGCCGTCGTCCGTGGGGCCACCGAGGAAGGCGGCGCGTCGCGACTTGAGATGGATGCCTTTATTGCTCATATTAGGCGAACATGA